The Streptomyces tendae genome has a window encoding:
- the ctaE gene encoding aa3-type cytochrome oxidase subunit III yields the protein MATATTVDTGHAHPSVNRPNLTSVGTIIWLSSELMFFAALFAMYFTLRSVTGPDFWSEKADLLNFPFSATNTTILVLSSLTCQLGVFAAERGDVKKLRMWFIVTFIMGAVFIGGQVFEYTELVKHEGLSLSSDPYGSAFYLTTGFHGLHVTGGLIAFLLVLGRTYAARRFTHEQATAAIVVSYYWHFVDVVWIGLFATIYMIK from the coding sequence GTGGCGACAGCAACGACAGTAGACACCGGGCACGCGCACCCGTCGGTCAACCGACCGAACCTCACCAGCGTCGGAACCATCATCTGGCTGAGTTCCGAGCTGATGTTCTTCGCGGCCCTCTTCGCGATGTACTTCACCCTGCGATCGGTGACCGGACCCGACTTCTGGTCGGAGAAGGCCGACCTGCTGAACTTCCCGTTCTCGGCGACGAACACCACGATCCTGGTGCTCTCCTCGCTCACCTGCCAGCTCGGCGTCTTCGCCGCCGAGCGCGGTGACGTGAAGAAGCTCCGGATGTGGTTCATCGTCACCTTCATCATGGGCGCGGTGTTCATCGGCGGCCAGGTCTTCGAGTACACCGAGCTGGTCAAGCACGAGGGCCTGTCCCTCTCCTCCGACCCGTACGGCTCGGCCTTCTACCTGACCACCGGCTTCCACGGCCTGCACGTGACGGGCGGCCTGATCGCCTTCCTGCTGGTCCTGGGCCGGACCTACGCGGCCCGGAGGTTCACCCACGAGCAGGCGACCGCGGCCATCGTCGTGTCCTACTACTGGCACTTCGTCGATGTCGTCTGGATCGGCCTCTTCGCCACGATCTACATGATCAAGTAG
- a CDS encoding L,D-transpeptidase — MRDTESPRTGPRARRGRLIGCTLLVTALGAGVTGCSSDGSPLSAEPYDAADQISFSGSLDEGKPADPDKPLEIVAKDSDGRITDVTAVDAAGRRLAGELAADGSRWHSTTPLAADAQYTVRVSTEDEDGAPGRKVLTFTTGKTGTAKRLGVTFGPEAGTYGVGQPLVAELSEPVKDRAQRAVVERSLKVDSTPAVTGAWHWVDDKKLHFRPKDYWPAQATVQVRSNLEGIRIGDRLRGGAAKPLTIRTGDRVIALTDAATHRLTVYKNDEEIKQIPVTTGKPGFETRNGVKVVLAKERFVRMRSTTVGIAEGSSESYDLDVHFATRVTWSGEYVHAAPWSVGSQGYANVSHGCVGMSTADAEWFFDTFRQGDLVEVVNSEGDTMEPFGNGFGDWNLDWDKWRAGSALTAGGTAPDTGEAARLRPATL; from the coding sequence ATGAGAGACACAGAGTCCCCCCGGACCGGCCCCCGGGCCCGCCGGGGCCGCCTCATCGGCTGCACGCTGCTGGTGACGGCCCTCGGCGCGGGCGTCACCGGCTGCTCCTCCGACGGCAGCCCGCTGTCCGCCGAGCCGTACGACGCGGCGGACCAGATCTCCTTCAGCGGCTCCCTCGACGAGGGCAAGCCCGCCGACCCCGACAAGCCCCTCGAGATCGTCGCCAAGGACTCCGACGGGCGCATCACGGACGTCACCGCCGTGGACGCCGCCGGACGCCGTCTGGCGGGCGAGCTGGCCGCCGACGGCAGCCGCTGGCACAGCACCACCCCGCTGGCCGCCGACGCCCAGTACACGGTCCGCGTGAGCACCGAGGACGAGGACGGCGCGCCCGGCCGCAAGGTCCTCACCTTCACGACGGGCAAGACCGGCACCGCCAAGCGGCTGGGCGTCACCTTCGGCCCCGAGGCGGGCACGTACGGCGTCGGCCAGCCGCTCGTCGCGGAACTCAGCGAACCGGTCAAGGACCGGGCCCAGCGGGCCGTCGTGGAACGGAGCCTGAAGGTCGACTCCACGCCCGCCGTGACCGGCGCCTGGCACTGGGTCGACGACAAGAAGCTGCATTTCCGCCCCAAGGACTACTGGCCCGCCCAGGCCACCGTCCAGGTGCGCAGCAACCTGGAGGGCATCAGGATCGGGGACCGGCTCAGGGGCGGCGCGGCGAAGCCGCTGACGATCCGGACCGGTGACCGGGTGATAGCCCTCACCGACGCGGCCACGCACCGGCTGACGGTCTACAAGAACGACGAGGAGATCAAGCAGATCCCCGTCACCACCGGCAAGCCCGGCTTCGAGACCCGCAACGGCGTCAAGGTGGTGCTCGCCAAGGAACGCTTCGTACGCATGCGCAGCACCACCGTCGGCATCGCCGAGGGATCGTCCGAGTCGTACGACCTGGATGTGCACTTCGCCACCCGGGTGACCTGGAGCGGCGAGTACGTGCACGCCGCCCCGTGGTCCGTCGGCTCCCAGGGCTACGCCAACGTCAGCCACGGCTGCGTGGGCATGAGCACCGCCGACGCCGAGTGGTTCTTCGACACCTTCCGCCAGGGCGACCTCGTCGAGGTCGTGAACTCCGAGGGCGACACGATGGAGCCGTTCGGCAACGGCTTCGGCGACTGGAACCTGGACTGGGACAAGTGGCGCGCGGGCAGCGCCCTGACGGCCGGCGGGACGGCGCCCGACACCGGGGAGGCGGCGCGTCTGCGGCCCGCGACCCTATGA
- a CDS encoding cytochrome c oxidase subunit 4: MKIQGKMFVWLSVFFLAVAVVYGLWSKEPVGTTALVLAFGLSIMIGFYLGFTARRVDVGAQDNKEADVADDAGEVGFFSPHSWQPLALAVGGALAFMGVAIGWWLMYFSAPILLIGLWGWVFEYYRGENRTQ, encoded by the coding sequence GTGAAGATCCAGGGCAAGATGTTCGTCTGGCTGAGTGTCTTCTTCCTGGCCGTCGCCGTGGTCTACGGCCTGTGGTCGAAGGAGCCGGTCGGTACCACCGCCCTCGTCCTGGCCTTCGGCCTGAGCATCATGATCGGCTTCTACCTGGGCTTCACGGCCCGGCGGGTCGACGTGGGCGCCCAGGACAACAAGGAGGCGGACGTCGCCGACGACGCCGGCGAGGTCGGGTTCTTCAGCCCGCACAGCTGGCAGCCGCTGGCCCTGGCCGTGGGCGGCGCCCTGGCCTTCATGGGCGTGGCGATCGGCTGGTGGCTGATGTACTTCTCGGCGCCGATCCTGCTGATCGGCCTGTGGGGCTGGGTCTTCGAGTACTACCGCGGTGAGAACCGCACCCAGTAG
- the ctaD gene encoding aa3-type cytochrome oxidase subunit I, whose translation MSILNEPQGAAAAGSHYEDELPVRRQSRGNVVVKWLTTTDHKTIGTLYLATSFAFFVIGGVLALVMRAELARPGLQIVSNEQFNQAFTMHGTIMLLMFATPLFAGFANWIMPLQIGAPDVAFPRLNMFAYWLYLFGSLVAIGGFLTPDGAAGFGWFAYSPLSDAVRSPGLGADLWIMGLAFSGFGTILGSVNFITTIICMRAPGMTMFRMPIFTWNVLLTGVLVLLAFPVLAAALFALEADRKFGAHIFDSTNGGALLWQHLFWFFGHPEVYIIALPFFGIVSEIIPVFSRKPMFGYMGLIGATIAIAGLSVTVWAHHMYVTGGVLLPFFSFMTFLIAVPTGVKFFNWIGTMWKGSLSFETPMLWTLGFLITFTFGGLTGVILASPPLDFHVSDSYFVVAHFHYVVFGTVVFAMFAGFHFWWPKFTGKMLDERLGKITFWTLFIGFHGTFLVQHWLGVEGMPRRYADYLAADGFTALNTVSTIASFLLGMSLLPFFYNVWKTAKYGKPVEVDDPWGYGRSLEWATSCPPPRHNFLTLPRIRSESPAFDLHHPEIAALDELENAGHGEKALSGGKEAGK comes from the coding sequence GTGAGCATCCTCAACGAACCCCAGGGTGCCGCGGCAGCAGGGTCCCACTACGAGGACGAACTGCCGGTCAGGCGCCAGAGCCGTGGCAACGTGGTGGTCAAGTGGCTGACCACCACGGACCACAAGACGATCGGCACGCTGTACCTGGCGACGTCGTTCGCGTTCTTCGTCATCGGTGGCGTGCTCGCCCTGGTGATGCGCGCCGAGCTGGCCCGCCCGGGCCTGCAGATCGTGTCGAACGAGCAGTTCAACCAGGCGTTCACGATGCACGGCACGATCATGCTGCTGATGTTCGCGACGCCGCTGTTCGCCGGCTTCGCGAACTGGATCATGCCGCTGCAGATCGGCGCGCCCGACGTGGCGTTCCCGCGGCTGAACATGTTCGCCTACTGGCTCTACCTGTTCGGCTCGCTCGTCGCGATCGGCGGTTTCCTCACGCCCGACGGCGCCGCCGGCTTCGGCTGGTTCGCCTACTCGCCGCTGTCGGACGCGGTCCGCTCGCCGGGTCTGGGCGCCGACCTGTGGATCATGGGTCTGGCCTTCTCCGGCTTCGGTACGATCCTCGGCTCGGTCAACTTCATCACCACGATCATCTGCATGCGCGCTCCCGGCATGACGATGTTCCGCATGCCGATCTTCACCTGGAACGTGCTGCTCACCGGTGTGCTGGTGCTGCTCGCCTTCCCGGTGCTGGCCGCGGCGCTGTTCGCCCTGGAGGCGGACCGCAAGTTCGGGGCACACATCTTCGACTCGACGAACGGCGGGGCGTTGCTCTGGCAACACCTCTTCTGGTTCTTCGGTCACCCAGAGGTGTACATCATCGCGCTGCCGTTCTTCGGCATCGTCTCCGAGATCATCCCGGTGTTCTCCCGCAAGCCGATGTTCGGCTACATGGGCCTCATCGGCGCGACCATCGCGATCGCGGGTCTGTCGGTGACGGTGTGGGCGCACCACATGTACGTCACGGGCGGTGTGCTGCTGCCGTTCTTCTCCTTCATGACCTTCCTGATCGCGGTCCCGACCGGTGTGAAGTTCTTCAACTGGATCGGCACCATGTGGAAGGGCAGCCTGTCCTTCGAGACACCGATGCTGTGGACGCTGGGCTTCCTCATCACGTTCACCTTCGGCGGTCTGACCGGCGTCATCCTGGCCTCGCCGCCGCTGGACTTCCACGTCTCCGACTCGTACTTCGTGGTGGCGCACTTCCACTACGTGGTGTTCGGCACCGTGGTGTTCGCGATGTTCGCCGGATTCCACTTCTGGTGGCCGAAGTTCACCGGCAAGATGCTCGACGAGCGGCTCGGCAAGATCACCTTCTGGACGCTGTTCATCGGCTTCCACGGCACGTTCCTGGTCCAGCACTGGCTGGGTGTCGAGGGCATGCCGCGCCGGTACGCGGACTACCTCGCCGCGGACGGCTTCACCGCCCTGAACACGGTCTCGACGATCGCCTCGTTCCTGCTCGGCATGTCGCTGCTGCCGTTCTTCTACAACGTCTGGAAGACGGCCAAGTACGGCAAGCCGGTCGAGGTCGACGACCCGTGGGGCTACGGCCGCTCCCTGGAGTGGGCGACCTCCTGCCCGCCGCCCCGGCACAACTTCCTCACCCTGCCGCGGATCCGCAGCGAATCCCCGGCGTTCGACCTGCACCACCCGGAGATCGCCGCGCTCGACGAGCTCGAGAACGCCGGTCACGGCGAGAAGGCCCTCTCCGGCGGCAAGGAGGCCGGCAAGTGA
- the ctaC gene encoding aa3-type cytochrome oxidase subunit II, with product MSPNGSDLPHGLEGVGGTPKPRRPMRRKLLQALTAGLVLATATGCTWEDFPRLGMPTPTTEEAPRILSLWQGSWAAALAVGVLVWGLILWSAFFHRRSRTKVEVPPQTRYNMPIEALYTVVPLIVVSVFFYFTARDESELLKLEKKPDVTVNVVGFQWSWCFNYVENVEGSTGDAKTSKELDPIPDRYKEAFPADAGGVYDCGIPGTRNPQTNNPGPTLWLPEGKRVRFVLTSRDVIHSFWVVPFLMKQDVIPGHTNAFEVTPNREGTFLGKCAELCGVDHSRMLFNVKVVSPERYEQHLKDLAKKGQTGYVPAGIEQSGPEKNRESNIL from the coding sequence GTGAGTCCCAACGGCTCCGACCTCCCCCACGGCCTGGAAGGCGTGGGCGGTACCCCCAAGCCGCGGCGCCCGATGCGGCGGAAGCTGCTGCAGGCACTGACCGCGGGCCTGGTCCTGGCGACCGCCACCGGTTGCACATGGGAGGACTTCCCCCGCCTCGGCATGCCCACCCCCACCACGGAAGAGGCCCCGAGGATCCTCTCCCTGTGGCAGGGGTCCTGGGCGGCCGCGCTCGCCGTCGGCGTGCTGGTGTGGGGCCTGATCCTGTGGAGTGCTTTCTTCCACCGGCGCAGCCGCACCAAGGTCGAAGTACCTCCGCAGACCCGGTACAACATGCCCATCGAGGCGCTGTACACGGTGGTCCCCCTCATCGTCGTCTCGGTGTTCTTCTACTTCACCGCCCGCGACGAATCCGAGCTGCTGAAGCTCGAGAAGAAGCCCGACGTCACGGTGAACGTGGTCGGCTTCCAGTGGAGCTGGTGCTTCAACTACGTCGAGAACGTCGAGGGTTCCACGGGCGACGCCAAGACGTCCAAGGAACTCGACCCGATCCCGGACCGCTACAAGGAGGCCTTCCCGGCCGACGCCGGCGGTGTCTACGACTGCGGCATCCCCGGAACCCGGAACCCGCAGACCAACAACCCGGGCCCCACCCTGTGGCTGCCCGAGGGCAAGCGGGTCCGCTTCGTGCTGACCTCGCGTGACGTCATCCACTCCTTCTGGGTGGTGCCGTTCCTGATGAAGCAGGACGTCATCCCGGGCCACACCAACGCCTTCGAGGTGACCCCCAACCGTGAGGGCACCTTCCTGGGCAAGTGCGCCGAACTCTGCGGCGTCGACCACTCCCGGATGCTGTTCAACGTGAAGGTCGTCTCCCCCGAGCGGTACGAGCAGCACCTGAAGGACCTCGCGAAGAAGGGGCAGACCGGCTACGTGCCCGCGGGCATCGAGCAGTCCGGCCCTGAGAAGAACCGGGAGTCGAACATCCTGTGA